In the genome of Plutella xylostella chromosome 6, ilPluXylo3.1, whole genome shotgun sequence, the window GAGGGACttgcaaaaaaaactaacaaagaCTTCATTTGAATTTTTGGAGGATATTGTAATAAGTACTCATTTTCAGAACAGGTCTTATTAATAAATCTTTGTAAACTTACCTTCTGCACAAGTTCTTCAAACGCCAGTTCTATCCCTTCCTTGGTCTTGGCGCTGCTCTCTATGAACAGCATCCTGTGTTTCTGTGCGAACTCCTGCCCCTGCGCTCGGGTCACCGCTCGGGGCTAAATAAGTCAATGAAATTAATATACACTAAATAAAAggtaaattatatataataatagccgatcatttataaatataataattgttattttttcctgttcTTGAGCAAGCTGAAATTAAGTGGGCTGGCCTTATTAGCTGctcaaaagtggtatagtaaccCGAAAGGCTATGACTGTTGTCGTAATTTTTACGACCTATTTCACAATGTGAACTAAATTCGCTCTACAACTTTTGTAAATTCATGAACACAAAATCTTCAAATGCGAGTGGCGGAGCGCAGTGTGGTATTTCTGACGCGGTCTAGCCTGGTCACACCCAATATGCTACGCTCCATCGCTCGTTGGCAAACCTTCAGCCTAGACTTCTGATGTTCCGTCAAAGACCAAGTCGTGCGCGAGCGCCGTAGGTAAGGACGGGCAGGATACACGAGTCGAGGAGCTTCCGCTTGAGCGATAATGGTAGCTCTCCCTTCATTAAAGATTTCATAGACCAGAAGCTTTTCCAGGCGTTTTCAATCCGTCTTTCGACTTCTAAGTCTGGCCTAGATAAAGGTACTCCTCGACATACTGTATCTCCTGACCGTCTACCTCAACCCTACGTTTTGCACTGTTACTCATGACTTTAGTCTTTGACCGGTTCATCGTCAGTCTAACTTCAAATacgaatttaaataaaattaatataaaatttagcCCTCAGGTGGTGaaagtaaatatgtattggtgagtactattataataattaccttGTCAATTTTATTGCCAACAACTAGGCTCacaatgtttttctttgtggAGTACACTTGCAATTCCTCAACCCACTCTTGCAGTTTCGCCAGTGATTTTGGTTCCGATACATCATACACTAATATTGCTCCGTGGGCATCTCTGAAATTAATTGTCTTGTGCAGTActtaacttaatttttttagtaaattatACAGATTTGTggttttcatttaaatttgtaTGTAGGGCTAATTTGCCTATATGTGTTTAGCACTTGCAGTACACTTAAAGAATTGTCTCTGAGTGCCCTATAAACTGtatctattaagtatgtatgtacatttgATTCACTCTGGTCAATGAATGACAACTAATCTGGCTGGCTAATCTTATCACCATATCAATTAATGCTAGTCCAGTTCTACGATTTGTTACTAACATGCTAAGATAATCATAATTTACCTGTAAAAACTTGAGGTAAGAGTTCTATATCTCTCTTGGCCAGCCGTGTCCCAAATACCGAGTTTAACTTTGACCCCATTAACTTCCATCACTTTCATTTTGTAATCCACTCCAATGGTTGCCGGGAATGCTGTATTGTAATCACCAGTTGTAAAAGCTAAAATTATGctgaaacaatatttttagattgtaCTTCTTGCTGATAATCATTATTAGTTCATTATCATCAGATGACTACAATACTGTTAACTGATTTTCTTTTTAGCAAATGGTATCAAAGACTATAAGTAATTGTCCATCTTCCGGCATTATATGGGACTGACACAACACATTCAGGTAtcctttgtatagaaattcatcAATAACAATTTGTTTACCCATTATGATGACTCATAGTACGGAAATGTTAGATTTGatgcaataaaaacaaagataAGTTTTTTTGGTTTCATAGTTTTCAAACTCACCTAGATTTTCCAACACCGCTCTCTCCAATCACTAATATCTTGAGTGTTGTAACATAATCCATTTTGAAGTTAATTTCGCCTTCGTTAACTTGTTTTGTACAatgtaaatatgaaaattactACAATTCCTTGTTGCGCAAAAGGAAGTCACGATAACCACAAAACTTTGGCAATTATGTACCCTATTAGTCCTTGTAATCTTGCTTTAGGTAGTAgcagttttatatttttcgtaTTTAGAAGGAATTCACtgtttaataaaacaaaaaccacGGAAATACAGTATAAAATAGAAAGAAAACAATTATTTTGACAGAACATAAAATGCCACTGACAGTGACAGATGAAATCATGAATGACGACGTTTTGCGTTTCGTTTTTCCTTTACTTTTACCAGCTCGCCAagctgttattattctgagcgcTTAATTTTTATACAGGCTAGGCCAAGGGACATTACTTCTCAAACAAGAAGGCCCTTTGTACATTTGATTGGAGTAGTTATTGTATGAAATCAACTTAGTACATACTGAATCAGACTGCGATAAACGAGAAATTACATACctaatagaataacaacttAGTTAATACTAatctaggtacttaactataaaatactcacgtgcaaagaaatagtttcactcacaaaattccgacactaAAATggcttctttttttttatagatgaTCAAACGAACTTCTAAAGCGAAGTTCGATCATTATTATATGAGTCGCTTCATTCGAAGATATAATATACCAGGTAGTCCCTTTAACCTACAGGCAACATCGCACGTTCTTTAAAGAGTAACTAAACGATACtcgatttaaaaaataaaactgctTTTCCGGTTCCGCTCCTCGTCCGAGTGTCACCTTTGACAGTTCGTCATTTTCTTTAGAGCTTTTTATATCACAAAACTTTCATTAGGGCTGTAATCACAATGTGTCTTGTGATTTACAGAATGGGTTGGGGGGGTCCTTATATCTTCGAATGAAGCGACTCATATAATAATGATCGAACTTCGCTTTAGAAGTTCGTTTGATcatctattatatttcgtCGCTTCATTCTTCAGATATAATATACCAGGTAGATATTCAGAGATAAAGTTTTGTGTCCTAACTAGAGAGATACAGGGAATAGGATGCTTgcttattatgtaaataataataaaataacacatgtgtttttataaagtagaaaacttttattttgcaatcataacaaaacaaacaaggaCTAGTCCCTTAATTAATATCAACAATCAGTTTATGATTTACGCaactatgtataataataattcgtaagctaaatcaaattatttacaatcatCGAGCCTTATAAGGTCTTAATTAATTTGGCAAAACAACTGCCTTGGCAAAGCCGCTTTCGTCTATAATAGGCCTATTGTAGAAACGAGCGAATGCTGTTGATGAGCTGGTCCAGCCTGCCGTTTTCCTAATCGTATCGACACTTACACCAGCGGCGAGCGCAGCCGACGTGGCCGCGTGTCGCGTGCTGTGAGCGCTATAAGTGCCTACGTCTACGCCGCTCTCTGACAATACCTGTTTGATCCAGCGGCTGATGGTCTGCGCTGTAGCTGCCTTATGTGGTGATTTAAGGGTCAAGAACAGGTTTCCCACATTCGAAGCCCTCATATTTTtggtaacaaaaatataatcgtTGAGGGTTGAAGCAgggcatatttttaagttgtCCTTGAAAAAGGGTAGGTACAAAGTAGGTTGATCCCGACCCGGACATGAGGTTttaattatgtccattatgGCTATCTTTACACCGTTAccagttattgaaatattctcaatttttattaaagatAATGTTTGCACCCTATGTGCTGTAGTAAGTGCCAATAGAATAGCAAGTTTCTTTGTAATGTCTTCTAATCTTAATTCTAAATTTGGATACCAATTTGAAACATAATTGAGTACTATTTGTGGGTCCCAAGTGGACGTGTATTTAGGAAGACTTGGTTTGAGCTTATAAGCTCCCCTTAATAATCGCTTTATGCTGTCGTCTGAAccaattttatcatttaaaaataaggaCAATGCTGACCGGTGACTATTGAGAGAGCCATATGAACAACCTTTACTGAACTGTTCTGTTAGAAAAGATAGTATAAACGGTATGGAGTTAGTATAAACTGTGGTATTGTGAGCAGCGCAATATTCCCACCAGAGCCTAAGAGTGACGCTGTACTGCTTGATGGTGTTGTCAGAGAGTGACGCCAGCATGAGGTCGAGTGCCGCTAGCGGCGTGCCGCGGCGCGCGAGCGCCTCCCGCAGAGCCTCGCGGCACCCAGGGTAAGCTTGTTGTGTAAGGGGTGATGATCTCTGAAATGAGattgaagtaggtatttattgggATCCAGGTAAAGTATATTTGAATCTAATAATGTTTGCAGCACGGGGAACCACGGCTGGGATGGCCAGTTggggaaaattaaaataccgGTAGCCTCATCATCGATGATTTTTCGTATGCACTTCAATACCATAGAAAACGGCGGGAAAGCGTAAAATAAGAATCTCTGCCAATTAATGGTGAAAGCATCTACGGTATATGCATCTGGTTCTGGTCTCCAGGAGACAAAAGAGTCGCATTTTGCATTGCTGCGAGAAGCAAACAGGTCAATATCGGGGTAACCAAAGTTTTGGATAATGAGCTCGAAAGCGTTATGTGAGAGCTCCCATTCTGTATCGGGGTTAATCCTTCTTGATTCAGAATCTGCAATGTTCtcttttgtatttatgtatgacGCGAATACACTCACGTTTAGCTTCTCGCACCATTGCCATAGTGACCTTGTGAGGTTGTTCAAGTGCGGGAACTGTATTCCACCTAAGCGGTTAATATAACTAATAGTTGTGGTGTTATCTATACGCAGTAATATTGTGCAGTGTGCGTCGTCTTCATTAACGAAACTTTTCAGGCCCAAGAATGCAGCTAACAActctaaataattaatgtggTGTTCTGCTTCTGTGGCCTTCCATCTCCCGTTGGCTTTTTTACCATCACACACCGCCCCCCATCCGGTCCTACTAGCGTCAGTGAAGATTTCTTTTTTATAGAATAACGTTCTCATTTGGTTATTtgtactaaaaatattatcacgCCACCATTGTAAATCTTGCAAAATTACAGTTGAACGGTTAATTTTGGCATCatagttattgttattttgtcgTAATTCTAGGAATTTCTGTctttctaatatttttgtgtataAATAACCATATTTTACTGCCGGACAGGCTGCGATCAGACCACCAATTAATTGAGCAAATTCTCGAATAGTGTATGTTTGTGAGCTAATGAACTTCCTGACTATCTGCACTAAATGATTACGCTTTTCGATTGGCAATGAAATAGATAGGTCTTTGGTATTATATATGAAACCTAAGAATTTGCATATTTGCGAGGGGATCAAAGaacttttttcataatttactaTGAAACCTAAACATTGCAATAATTTAATCGTCTCATGTACGTTGTGTAAACACTCATCATATGTGTCTCCTACGCACAATATGTCATCGAGGTAGATCACCGACTTAAAACCGCGTTTACGTAGGTAGGTTATTACCTCCTTCATGATTTTAGTAAAAACCCTGGGTGCTACCGACAGGCCATAGGGCATA includes:
- the LOC119694188 gene encoding ras-related protein Rab-18-B, with protein sequence MDYVTTLKILVIGESGVGKSSIILAFTTGDYNTAFPATIGVDYKMKVMEVNGVKVKLGIWDTAGQERYRTLTSSFYRDAHGAILVYDVSEPKSLAKLQEWVEELQVYSTKKNIVSLVVGNKIDKPRAVTRAQGQEFAQKHRMLFIESSAKTKEGIELAFEELVQKIIETPGLWETGPTNSNIRIGDSEEARRQQQSSCYDYTCTI